The following proteins come from a genomic window of Cyanobacterium sp. T60_A2020_053:
- a CDS encoding glycosyltransferase, which produces MISNTFPYPPTRGGTQVRTFNLLKYLHQYHNVTLVTQIDESIINEEIEELKYYVKDLFIFSQLEEVDKKGLLGKFARFAKFIISATPPNVKSSYHPHIQLWINQALSEGRFDVITCEHIVNEIYIKSHWQNKVKTIVNIHSSVYRTCESQLLTGTAENGWRDLLYLPLLYRYEKRYCQKFSQLVVTTDEDKESIAKISGKSEISVIPNGVDLELFPFRDFIISNHQLIIAGGMDYSVNIDSALHFSLEVLPLIQDIYDDTQLLIVGANPAPSILALGEKKGITVTGKVPKMVDYLHQASVAVIPMRSGFGIKNKTLEAMAAGIPVVGSDRGLEGLQVDKPLSALRANKIEEYIEKISLLFENPDLCQEMAQNARLMIEQNFTWQQAGKKYEELMN; this is translated from the coding sequence ATGATTTCTAATACTTTTCCTTATCCACCTACAAGGGGAGGTACTCAAGTAAGAACTTTTAATTTGTTAAAGTATTTACATCAATATCACAATGTTACTTTAGTTACTCAGATTGATGAGAGTATCATTAATGAAGAAATTGAAGAATTAAAGTATTATGTCAAAGATTTATTTATTTTTTCTCAACTTGAAGAAGTAGATAAAAAAGGATTACTAGGAAAATTTGCTCGTTTTGCTAAGTTCATTATTTCTGCTACTCCCCCCAATGTAAAATCTAGTTATCATCCCCATATTCAATTATGGATTAATCAGGCTTTGAGTGAAGGGCGCTTTGATGTGATAACTTGCGAACACATCGTTAATGAAATTTACATAAAAAGTCATTGGCAAAATAAAGTGAAAACCATAGTTAACATTCACAGTTCAGTATATCGCACTTGTGAAAGTCAGCTATTAACAGGAACGGCTGAAAATGGTTGGCGAGACCTTCTATACTTACCTTTACTATACCGTTATGAGAAAAGATATTGCCAAAAGTTTAGTCAATTAGTGGTAACAACTGATGAAGATAAAGAATCTATTGCCAAAATTTCTGGTAAATCTGAGATTTCAGTGATACCCAATGGGGTTGATTTAGAGTTGTTTCCTTTTCGTGATTTTATTATCTCTAACCATCAATTAATTATCGCTGGGGGGATGGATTATTCTGTTAATATTGACAGCGCCCTCCACTTTAGCTTAGAAGTGTTACCGTTGATTCAAGACATATATGATGATACACAATTACTAATTGTGGGAGCAAATCCAGCGCCCTCCATCCTCGCTTTAGGAGAGAAAAAAGGGATAACAGTAACAGGAAAAGTACCAAAAATGGTGGATTATTTACATCAAGCATCTGTGGCAGTTATTCCCATGCGTAGCGGTTTTGGCATCAAAAATAAAACGCTGGAAGCCATGGCGGCGGGGATTCCTGTGGTGGGTAGCGACAGAGGATTAGAAGGATTGCAAGTGGATAAACCTTTATCGGCTTTAAGGGCGAATAAAATCGAAGAATATATCGAAAAAATCAGTTTATTATTTGAAAACCCTGATTTATGTCAAGAAATGGCTCAAAATGCCCGTCTAATGATAGAACAAAATTTCACTTGGCAACAAGCCGGAAAAAAATACGAAGAGTTAATGAATTAA
- a CDS encoding ATP-dependent Clp protease proteolytic subunit — translation MNSPIQAVQAPYRGDAYSRTPPPDLPSLLLKERIVYLGLPLVSPDEYKDQLGIDVTELIIAQLLFLQFDDPDKPIYMYINSTGTSWYGGDSIGFETEAFAICDTMSYIKPPVHTICLGQAMGTAAMILASGTKGCRSSLPNATIILHQSRQGAQGQATDIQIRAREVIVNKRVMLNMLADKTGQPLEKIEKDTDRMFYMNPYQAKEYGLIDRVLESSKDLPAPVLAGIS, via the coding sequence ATGAACTCACCAATTCAAGCAGTACAAGCACCCTATAGAGGAGATGCTTATTCTCGTACTCCTCCCCCAGATTTGCCCTCTCTATTACTCAAAGAGAGAATTGTTTATTTAGGTTTACCTTTGGTATCTCCTGATGAATATAAGGATCAGTTGGGTATAGATGTGACAGAATTAATTATCGCTCAATTATTGTTTTTACAATTTGACGATCCGGATAAACCCATTTATATGTATATTAATTCTACTGGCACCTCTTGGTATGGTGGAGATTCTATTGGTTTTGAAACAGAGGCTTTTGCCATTTGTGACACCATGAGTTATATCAAACCTCCTGTTCATACTATCTGTTTAGGTCAAGCTATGGGGACGGCTGCTATGATTTTGGCTTCTGGTACTAAGGGTTGTCGGTCTAGTTTACCCAATGCTACCATTATCCTACATCAGTCACGGCAAGGGGCGCAAGGACAAGCTACGGATATTCAAATTCGTGCTAGAGAAGTTATCGTCAATAAAAGAGTGATGTTAAATATGTTGGCTGACAAAACTGGGCAACCTCTGGAAAAAATTGAAAAAGATACGGATCGTATGTTTTATATGAATCCTTATCAGGCTAAAGAATATGGTCTGATTGATCGAGTGTTAGAAAGTAGTAAGGATTTACCAGCTCCTGTTTTGGCAGGGATTTCTTAA
- a CDS encoding DUF4079 domain-containing protein, translating into MDLTLPESVKVWSQFGHPILMWVLLGMAVYALYLGVKVKKLRQADKETRKELIKGNFINRHHQVGSLFMALIVLGTLGGMAVTYINNGKLFVGPHLLGGLGMMAMVIISASLVPYMQKGNGVARFSHVGLNMTMLLIFGWQALTGVEIVQKILSRM; encoded by the coding sequence ATGGATTTGACACTTCCAGAATCAGTTAAGGTTTGGTCACAGTTTGGACATCCTATTCTCATGTGGGTATTATTGGGTATGGCAGTATATGCTCTCTATTTGGGAGTAAAAGTTAAAAAACTTCGTCAAGCCGATAAGGAAACACGAAAAGAATTAATTAAGGGTAATTTCATCAATCGTCATCATCAAGTGGGTTCACTTTTTATGGCGTTAATTGTTTTAGGGACTCTCGGCGGTATGGCAGTAACTTACATTAACAATGGTAAGTTATTTGTTGGTCCTCATTTATTGGGCGGTTTAGGTATGATGGCGATGGTAATTATTTCCGCTTCTCTTGTGCCTTATATGCAGAAGGGTAACGGTGTTGCTCGTTTTAGTCATGTTGGTTTAAATATGACCATGTTGCTTATTTTTGGGTGGCAGGCGCTGACAGGTGTAGAAATAGTCCAAAAAATTCTTAGTCGAATGTAA